The Pseudochaenichthys georgianus chromosome 8, fPseGeo1.2, whole genome shotgun sequence genome has a segment encoding these proteins:
- the LOC117450950 gene encoding mitochondrial import inner membrane translocase subunit tim16-like isoform X2: MARYLAQIIVMGVQVVGRAFARALQQEIAASQAAAQARGSAGQHSAAAASSITGMSLQEAQQILNISTLTPEEIQTNYDHLFKVNDKTVGGSFYLQSKVVRAKERLDEEVSIQTEQPNRKSQ, encoded by the exons ATG GCTAGATATCTTGCACAGATCATCGTGATGGGAGTACAGGTGGTGGGACGTGCGTTTGCTCGTGCATTACAGCAAGAAATTGCAG CCAGTCAGGCAGCAGCGCAGGCGAGGGGCAGTGCAGGTCAGCACTCTGCTGCAGCAGCCTCCAGCATCACCGGGATGAGCCTGCAAGAGGCGCAGCAAATCCTGAATATCTCTACACTCACCCCCGAGGAGATTCAGACG AATTATGATCACCTTTTTAAAGTCAACGACAAGACAGTGGGCGGTTCATTTTATCTACAATCAAAA GTGGTCCGGGCTAAAGAGCGTCTAGACGAGGAAGTTAGTATTCAGACAGAACAACCGAATCGGAAATCACAGTAG
- the glis2b gene encoding zinc finger protein GLIS2b isoform X2: MLSLDEPLDLKLPRRINGRDRGARSPPHSLLHPKRARQLRMADDGTAVIEPASPGSPHSGVQVVPHDRTDTPTPPAVDLSMSPSCRHTPSSPEMTNGNYFPSGAFQFFMPIGAGGGLHLPSSMFISQTNDKRASPDLSADEQLACHWKKCHLLFDSLQDLVDHVNDFHVKPEKDSGYCCHWEGCARKGRGFNARYKMLIHIRTHTNEKPHRCPTCNKSFSRLENLKIHNRSHTGEKPYICPYEGCNKRYSNSSDRFKHTRTHYVDKPYYCKMVGCLKRYTDPSSLRKHIKAHGHYVAQDQGSPGGVGSLLRGSQSGMLSGEGRRDSELSFVSAAHIIIPGAAAAFLGGHALQGLGGGLAMSSLSSRPLDLSALGCPGSSPGTSILFNGSHLGLSKSHLLSTAFSSSSLGLSMMPMLGASSERRALSQQAKRGRGEEAENEVTGGVLNLSTGSHDSLSWVVIPPGTVVLKPAVVN; encoded by the exons ATGCTGTCCCTGGACGAGCCCCTGGACCTGAAGCTCCCTCGGCGGATAAATGGGCGGGACAGAGGGGCCCGTTCACCACCCCACTCTCTGCTGCACCCCAAGAGAGCTCGTCAGCTCCGCATGGCAGATGATGGAACCGCAGTCATAGAGCCTGCTTCACCAGGATCTCCACACTCAG gtGTGCAGGTGGTCCCTCATGATCGGACAgacacccccaccccccctgcTGTGGACCTGAGCATGTCACCCTCCTGCCGCCACACCCCCAGCTCTCCAGAAATGACCAACGGCAACTACTTCCCCTCAGGG GCCTTTCAGTTCTTCATGCCAATTGGAGCTGGGGGGGGACTTCACCTGCCGTCCTCCATGTTTATCAGCCAGACAAACGACAAGAGAGCGTCTCCTGACCTCTCAGCAGACGAACAACTGGCCTGCCACTGGAAGAAG TGCCATCTGCTCTTCGACTCCCTGCAAGACCTGGTTGACCATGTAAACGACTTCCATGTCAAGCCCGAGAAGGATTCTGGGTACTGCTGCCACTGGGAGGGCTGTGCTCGCAAGGGGAGGGGTTTCAATGCACG GTACAAGATGCTCATCCACATCCGCACACACACTAATGAGAAGCCCCATCGCTGTCCCACCTGCAACAAGAGCTTCTCCCGCCTGGAGAACCTGAAGATACACAATCGGTCACACACAG gTGAAAAACCCTACATCTGTCCTTATGAGGGTTGCAACAAGCGCTACTCCAACTCCAGCGACCGCTTcaagcacacacgcacacactatgTGGACAAGCCCTACTACTGCAAGATGGTGGGCTGCCTGAAGCGCTACACAGACCCCAGCTCACTCCGCAAGCACATCAAGGCCCATGGTCATTATGTAGCCCAGGACCAGGGCTCCCCAGGTGGGGTGGGCTCCCTGCTGAGGGGGAGTCAAAGTGGAATGCTTTCTGGCGAAGGGCGGAGGGATTCCGAGCTGTCTTTTGTGAGTGCAGCCCACATTATCATCCCAGGGGCAGCGGCTGCTTTCCTGGGAGGCCATGCTCTGCAGGGTCTGGGGGGGGGGCTAGCCATGTCCTCCCTCAGTTCTCGGCCCCTGGACCTTAGCGCACTGGGCTGCCCCGGCTCCTCTCCAGGCACCTCCATTCTGTTCAACGGCTCCCATCTGGGCCTCAGCAAATCTCATCTGCTCTCCACAGCGTTCTCCTCTTCGTCCCTGGGCTTGTCTATGATGCCAATGCTGGGGGCCTCGTCTGAGCGAAGGGCCCTGAGCCAACAGGCCAAGAGGGGACGGGGGGAGGAGGCTGAGAACGAGGTGACTGGTGGGGTCCTCAACCTCTCCACGGGATCCCATGATTCTCTGTCCTGGGTGGTCATCCCCCCAGGCACCGTGGTGCTGAAGCCAGCTGTGGTCAActga
- the glis2b gene encoding zinc finger protein GLIS2b isoform X1, producing MLSLDEPLDLKLPRRINGRDRGARSPPHSLLHPKRARQLRMADDGTAVIEPASPGSPHSGVQVVPHDRTDTPTPPAVDLSMSPSCRHTPSSPEMTNGNYFPSGNSHMSQAFQFFMPIGAGGGLHLPSSMFISQTNDKRASPDLSADEQLACHWKKCHLLFDSLQDLVDHVNDFHVKPEKDSGYCCHWEGCARKGRGFNARYKMLIHIRTHTNEKPHRCPTCNKSFSRLENLKIHNRSHTGEKPYICPYEGCNKRYSNSSDRFKHTRTHYVDKPYYCKMVGCLKRYTDPSSLRKHIKAHGHYVAQDQGSPGGVGSLLRGSQSGMLSGEGRRDSELSFVSAAHIIIPGAAAAFLGGHALQGLGGGLAMSSLSSRPLDLSALGCPGSSPGTSILFNGSHLGLSKSHLLSTAFSSSSLGLSMMPMLGASSERRALSQQAKRGRGEEAENEVTGGVLNLSTGSHDSLSWVVIPPGTVVLKPAVVN from the exons ATGCTGTCCCTGGACGAGCCCCTGGACCTGAAGCTCCCTCGGCGGATAAATGGGCGGGACAGAGGGGCCCGTTCACCACCCCACTCTCTGCTGCACCCCAAGAGAGCTCGTCAGCTCCGCATGGCAGATGATGGAACCGCAGTCATAGAGCCTGCTTCACCAGGATCTCCACACTCAG gtGTGCAGGTGGTCCCTCATGATCGGACAgacacccccaccccccctgcTGTGGACCTGAGCATGTCACCCTCCTGCCGCCACACCCCCAGCTCTCCAGAAATGACCAACGGCAACTACTTCCCCTCAGGG AATTCTCACATGTCACAGGCCTTTCAGTTCTTCATGCCAATTGGAGCTGGGGGGGGACTTCACCTGCCGTCCTCCATGTTTATCAGCCAGACAAACGACAAGAGAGCGTCTCCTGACCTCTCAGCAGACGAACAACTGGCCTGCCACTGGAAGAAG TGCCATCTGCTCTTCGACTCCCTGCAAGACCTGGTTGACCATGTAAACGACTTCCATGTCAAGCCCGAGAAGGATTCTGGGTACTGCTGCCACTGGGAGGGCTGTGCTCGCAAGGGGAGGGGTTTCAATGCACG GTACAAGATGCTCATCCACATCCGCACACACACTAATGAGAAGCCCCATCGCTGTCCCACCTGCAACAAGAGCTTCTCCCGCCTGGAGAACCTGAAGATACACAATCGGTCACACACAG gTGAAAAACCCTACATCTGTCCTTATGAGGGTTGCAACAAGCGCTACTCCAACTCCAGCGACCGCTTcaagcacacacgcacacactatgTGGACAAGCCCTACTACTGCAAGATGGTGGGCTGCCTGAAGCGCTACACAGACCCCAGCTCACTCCGCAAGCACATCAAGGCCCATGGTCATTATGTAGCCCAGGACCAGGGCTCCCCAGGTGGGGTGGGCTCCCTGCTGAGGGGGAGTCAAAGTGGAATGCTTTCTGGCGAAGGGCGGAGGGATTCCGAGCTGTCTTTTGTGAGTGCAGCCCACATTATCATCCCAGGGGCAGCGGCTGCTTTCCTGGGAGGCCATGCTCTGCAGGGTCTGGGGGGGGGGCTAGCCATGTCCTCCCTCAGTTCTCGGCCCCTGGACCTTAGCGCACTGGGCTGCCCCGGCTCCTCTCCAGGCACCTCCATTCTGTTCAACGGCTCCCATCTGGGCCTCAGCAAATCTCATCTGCTCTCCACAGCGTTCTCCTCTTCGTCCCTGGGCTTGTCTATGATGCCAATGCTGGGGGCCTCGTCTGAGCGAAGGGCCCTGAGCCAACAGGCCAAGAGGGGACGGGGGGAGGAGGCTGAGAACGAGGTGACTGGTGGGGTCCTCAACCTCTCCACGGGATCCCATGATTCTCTGTCCTGGGTGGTCATCCCCCCAGGCACCGTGGTGCTGAAGCCAGCTGTGGTCAActga